One genomic segment of Prosthecobacter fusiformis includes these proteins:
- a CDS encoding response regulator — translation MLTASSQPHRTHGRILVVDDEHQMLAVTKAILNAHGMEVVATDCGAQALQLFQESLQTPDRFSVVVLDLTMPGGLSGFEVMEQLHKVDPDLCVIACSGFFQEDARDLCQAIGFTDVLQKPYTLEHLVATVRRGLAKDRATHDTPA, via the coding sequence ATGTTAACTGCATCCTCCCAACCCCACCGCACCCATGGACGCATCCTGGTCGTGGATGACGAGCACCAGATGCTCGCCGTCACGAAAGCCATCCTCAACGCTCACGGCATGGAAGTCGTCGCCACGGATTGTGGTGCCCAGGCTCTCCAGCTTTTTCAGGAGTCCCTTCAGACACCGGACCGCTTCTCAGTCGTGGTGCTGGACCTGACCATGCCCGGCGGCCTCTCGGGTTTTGAAGTCATGGAGCAGCTCCACAAAGTGGACCCTGACCTGTGCGTCATCGCCTGCAGCGGCTTCTTCCAGGAAGATGCACGTGACCTCTGCCAAGCCATCGGATTCACGGACGTCCTGCAAAAGCCTTACACGCTGGAGCACCTGGTGGCCACCGTGCGCCGTGGACTTGCCAAAGATCGGGCGACTCATGACACGCCGGCATGA